cacaaatttcaaaaaatggggAAATATAATATTTCTTGTGGGGGTACTTTCAGACTATAGtgacttttagtttttacttttaagtgAATGAATGTCTTAAATGCACTGAATCACGCAATGACAACTATAttgaaaatacaatttattacACTGagtaataaatacatacaaagatGCAAGTAacagcattttccttttttttaataccaaaaCCAACCTCAACACTAATGAACCGATGCATTTGGCACATCTCTGCCCCTCACTCTCAGTCTCATGTGTTACAAGGGTCtgaaaaacagaccaaaataCTATCAAAACAAGTCCTTTCCATCTACCTGTACAAGCCATGCACTGTCTACAGTTAACCCCGGGCCCATCCGCATGCacaaatcaatgttttaaatatgaagTCGAAATTAAGATCCCAAAAGTGGggcattaaaaacacatgatcTCCCTCCATATGACCTCCGGTAACCCACACATGATTTAAATGATCCTCCACAATCCTCAGGAGTCAtgatttgtattatttttttttgttcactctAGGAGCTCGCTTTTCCCAtcctttgttcttttacttCCTCTTCTCGAAGGAAATGCcatgcaagttttttttgttttttttcatgagacGCGCACTGTTAGTTCTTGCGGGGAGGAATGTGTGTTCGTAGCTAGGACCTCGCGTTTCTCTCCGTCTCAGCCAAGCATTCACGCACCAGCCCTCTGGCATGGATTATTCCTTTGAAGAAAGACAAATACGGTTTAAATGAGCACACtttgttttactgtatgtttgcaCTTGAATTGTTCTGCATAATCTGTTTCTACCCCACTAGAGTCAAAAatcccgctccctatgtagatataacgGCTCAGTCTGAGATAACAAAAACGcaaagattcttattttcaggtgaaacactaacaaaaacatATCATTATTATGTCCTATatgattataatattttttttcttacatattcaatttctgccaaaatacccccctaaattctacacacttgcatttgagtaaatgtattaaGTTGCATataatcatgttttatgtttaccTCTTTTCAGTCTCTCCATCGCGCTCTTACTTCCTGCGTATGTGGGCCTGATCTCCTTCCCGAGCTCTTCGATGATGGCCAGCAGCTCTGCATATTTGTTCTGAGGCACTTGGCTGCCAGTGGAGCCCTGACGTTAGAGCAAACAGAGCGAGATAAATCACACATTTCACACCGTTTCTGCTTTTGCCCTTTTTATCCTGAGAacatggaggggaaaaaaagaggcataAACTTTAATTGTTctccaaaaactgcaagaaaacacaaatacgGCGACGTAAAACTCAAACGCTTAGAGTCCGTCAAccattacttttgtttttcattgtctcttTAATGTCCTTTCTCCTTTACGCAGGTACAATACCTTTATTTCAATAGCTGAGATAAAGTGTAAGATGAGAagtttaacccttagaaaccggAGCAAACTAGCTTGATTTCCCTCAAAAGGACGAAAAGGCAATGAAGAATTTAACAAggaatggccaaaaatgtaataataaataaatcagcaaaGACTgtaagaaaatgctaaaaagagagacagaaagagagaaaatatggaaattaacatattttttttttatagtaacatattttttttttttttttttttgttttaaatatctaataatcaccaccagctaattttcaggtcattttctcctcatcttttacaatttttttttcaatttgcaggaaatttgctctttgatttttttcccatgttttcaaaagaaatcaaccaaTTTTCTACAGTTCCAGAGGTTtgaaatgcttgtaaaaggcgtctgaaagcagtgcaaaaaaaaaaaaaggacgtCATGTCAAGGGTTAATTGCAGTTACCTGTGAGAATCCCAGAGATGGAGGTCCATAGTCGCTCAGGAGGGGTCTGTAGGACTGCAACGTGGCCAGATTAGCCGCTGAGGGAGACTGGAGGCTTCCAACTGTTCAGAAATCACAAGCTGCCATCAGCGAACACTTACAGCACAAACAGACGgcatgtttctgctgctgccaaATCTCAGAgaacaatcagaaaaaaacaacttcattaTTCCAAGGAACCCCGAGGAAAGCTCTTCAAACGGCTTGTTTCGCCCAACCAACCGTCTCCAAACccaacatatatatacacacacacacac
This region of Plectropomus leopardus isolate mb unplaced genomic scaffold, YSFRI_Pleo_2.0 unplaced_scaffold28073, whole genome shotgun sequence genomic DNA includes:
- the LOC121937980 gene encoding cyclin-dependent kinase 2-associated protein 1, which produces GSLQSPSAANLATLQSYRPLLSDYGPPSLGFSQGSTGSQVPQNKYAELLAIIEELGKEIRPTYAGSKSAMERLKRGIIHARGLVRECLAETERNARS